From Thalassococcus sp. S3, one genomic window encodes:
- a CDS encoding Glu/Leu/Phe/Val dehydrogenase, whose translation MSNKTEPTFRESVDLMFNRAVALMDLPPGLEEKIRVCNATYTVRFGVRLRGQIQTFTGYRSVHSEHMEPVKGGIRYAMGVNQDEVEALAALMTYKCALVEAPFGGSKGGLRIDPRQYDEHELELITRRFAYELAKRDLIHPSQNVPAPDMGTGEREMAWMADQYARMNTTDINARACVTGKPLNSGGIAGRVEATGRGVQYALREFFRDPRDMAKAGLTGSLDGKRVIVQGLGNVGYHAAKFLREEDGAIITGIIERDGALFNPDGLDVDAVRNWIVARGGVAGFPDAAHTAEGAAVLEEECDILIPAALEGVINMSNAERIKAPLIIEAANGPVTAGADDILRTKGTVVIPDMYANAGGVTVSYFEWVKNLSHIRFGRMQRRQEEARHQLVVDQLERLSASIGNGWNLSPDFKQKYLKGADELELVRSGLDDTMRIAYQSMRDVWHSRDDVDDLRMAAYLVAIDKVASSYRAKGL comes from the coding sequence ATGTCCAACAAGACAGAACCGACATTTCGTGAGAGCGTGGATTTGATGTTCAACCGCGCCGTGGCCTTGATGGACCTCCCGCCCGGCCTCGAAGAAAAGATCCGGGTCTGCAACGCGACCTACACCGTGCGATTCGGCGTGCGCCTGAGGGGGCAGATCCAGACCTTCACAGGATACCGTTCGGTGCATTCCGAACATATGGAGCCGGTCAAGGGCGGGATCCGCTATGCCATGGGGGTCAACCAGGACGAGGTGGAGGCGCTGGCGGCGCTGATGACCTATAAATGCGCACTGGTGGAGGCCCCGTTCGGCGGGTCGAAGGGCGGGTTGCGGATTGATCCGCGCCAATACGACGAACACGAGCTTGAATTGATCACCCGCCGCTTTGCCTATGAACTGGCCAAGCGCGACCTCATTCATCCGTCCCAGAATGTCCCGGCGCCCGACATGGGCACCGGAGAACGGGAAATGGCATGGATGGCGGATCAATATGCGCGGATGAATACCACCGATATCAACGCCCGGGCCTGTGTCACGGGCAAGCCCCTGAACTCGGGCGGGATTGCCGGACGGGTGGAGGCGACGGGCCGGGGTGTTCAGTACGCCTTGCGGGAATTCTTCCGTGATCCGCGCGATATGGCGAAGGCGGGTTTGACCGGATCTCTCGACGGCAAGCGGGTGATCGTTCAGGGCCTGGGCAACGTTGGATACCATGCCGCGAAATTCCTGCGCGAGGAAGACGGGGCCATCATCACCGGAATTATCGAACGTGACGGTGCCCTTTTCAATCCCGATGGTCTGGACGTTGATGCGGTGCGCAACTGGATCGTTGCGCGTGGCGGCGTTGCCGGTTTTCCGGATGCCGCCCACACCGCCGAGGGGGCGGCGGTTCTGGAGGAGGAATGCGATATCTTGATCCCGGCGGCCCTCGAAGGCGTGATCAACATGAGCAATGCCGAACGGATCAAGGCGCCGCTGATCATCGAGGCCGCCAATGGCCCCGTCACGGCAGGCGCTGACGATATCCTGCGCACCAAAGGGACGGTGGTTATTCCGGACATGTATGCGAATGCAGGCGGTGTTACGGTGTCCTATTTCGAATGGGTCAAGAACCTGAGCCATATCCGCTTTGGCCGCATGCAGCGCCGCCAGGAAGAGGCGCGCCACCAGCTTGTGGTGGACCAGCTTGAACGGCTGAGTGCATCTATCGGAAATGGCTGGAACCTGAGCCCTGACTTCAAGCAGAAGTACCTCAAAGGCGCGGATGAACTGGAGCTGGTTCGTTCCGGTCTCGATGACACGATGCGCATCGCTTACCAATCCATGCGCGACGTCTGGCACAGCCGTGACGATGTCGATGATCTGAGGATGGCGGCGTATCTGGTGGCAATCGACAAGGTTGCGTCAAGCTACCGGGCCAAAGGCCTCTAG
- a CDS encoding CPBP family intramembrane glutamic endopeptidase has product MRRSKSLGLWLALAGPGLIALLSVLALQLTDTLVLRAIFLVAFALLLVAVYRRASGPEGISAKRLGLRPLRLQSLLIAGGLTAFFIFVFGPFAYGLVDWLDLGDFSTGLSRLDGLPVWYLLLTILIVAGGEEWLYRCYAIERLTDLTGSIWLAGMISLAVFVVVHYPLWGLGPTLTVILSGAILTVAYILTRDIHALVIAHIATDIYGLLITPS; this is encoded by the coding sequence ATGCGTCGTTCAAAATCATTGGGTCTTTGGCTCGCGCTGGCCGGGCCTGGATTGATCGCGCTCCTGTCGGTCCTGGCTTTACAACTGACCGACACGCTCGTCTTGCGCGCGATATTCCTTGTTGCATTCGCGCTGCTGCTGGTTGCAGTTTACAGACGCGCGTCCGGTCCCGAGGGGATCTCTGCCAAGCGCCTTGGTCTGCGGCCTTTGCGGCTCCAAAGTCTTCTGATCGCGGGCGGCCTGACCGCATTTTTCATCTTCGTCTTCGGCCCCTTCGCCTACGGGCTGGTCGACTGGCTGGATCTGGGCGATTTCTCGACCGGTCTCAGCCGCCTCGACGGCCTGCCGGTCTGGTATCTTTTGCTCACCATCCTGATCGTCGCCGGGGGAGAGGAATGGCTCTATCGTTGCTATGCCATCGAGCGGCTGACGGATCTGACGGGATCCATCTGGTTGGCCGGCATGATCTCTCTCGCTGTGTTTGTCGTTGTGCACTATCCGCTCTGGGGCCTTGGCCCTACGCTCACGGTGATTTTGTCCGGAGCCATCCTGACCGTGGCCTACATCCTGACCCGAGACATCCATGCGCTCGTGATCGCCCATATCGCCACCGACATCTACGGGCTTCTGATCACACCTTCCTGA
- a CDS encoding sarcosine oxidase subunit beta family protein yields the protein MRFSGWRILKEGMTGNKGWQAHWRDPEPKAEYDIVIIGGGGHGLSTAYYLAKEHGLTNVAVLEKGYIGGGNVGRNTTIVRANYFLQGNSEFYSHSLKLWEGLEEDLNYNVMHSQRGLINLFHSDGQRDAFARRGNSMINQGDDAILLDRAGVKKHLPYLDFDNVRFPIYGGLYHPRGGTARHDAVAWGYARGADSRGVDLIQNCEVTGIDIEGGVVKGVQTTRGAIRAKKVGIVVAGRSGQVAAMAGMRLPIESHILQAFVTEGLKPVIDHVVSFGMGHFYISQSDKGGLVFGGDLDFYASYASRGNLPMMEHVMEAGMTLMPMIGKAKVLRSWGGIMDMTPDGSPIIDKTGIDGLYIDCGWCYGGFKAVPGSGHCFAHLIATDRPHAAAETFRLDRFRTGVGLMDEEGTGSQHNLH from the coding sequence ATGCGGTTTTCCGGCTGGCGGATCCTTAAGGAAGGTATGACCGGCAACAAGGGTTGGCAGGCTCATTGGCGTGATCCCGAGCCAAAGGCAGAGTACGACATCGTCATCATTGGCGGCGGCGGGCACGGGCTTAGCACCGCCTATTACCTTGCCAAGGAACATGGTCTGACCAACGTGGCCGTGCTGGAGAAAGGCTATATCGGCGGCGGCAATGTGGGGCGGAACACCACAATCGTGCGGGCCAACTACTTTCTGCAGGGCAATTCCGAATTCTACTCGCACTCGCTGAAATTGTGGGAGGGGCTGGAGGAGGACCTCAACTACAACGTGATGCATTCGCAGCGCGGGCTGATCAACCTGTTCCACTCGGACGGTCAGCGCGATGCCTTTGCGCGGCGTGGCAATTCCATGATCAACCAAGGTGACGATGCCATTCTGTTGGACCGGGCGGGCGTGAAGAAACATCTGCCTTATCTCGATTTCGACAACGTGCGCTTCCCGATCTATGGCGGTCTTTATCACCCGCGCGGGGGCACCGCGCGGCACGACGCGGTGGCCTGGGGCTATGCGCGCGGCGCCGACAGCCGGGGCGTAGATCTCATCCAGAACTGCGAAGTGACGGGCATCGACATTGAGGGCGGTGTCGTCAAAGGCGTGCAAACCACGCGCGGGGCGATCCGGGCCAAGAAAGTAGGGATCGTAGTCGCAGGACGCTCGGGTCAGGTGGCGGCGATGGCGGGCATGCGGCTGCCAATTGAGAGCCATATTCTTCAGGCTTTTGTCACCGAAGGGCTGAAGCCGGTCATCGACCACGTGGTCAGCTTTGGCATGGGGCATTTCTATATCAGCCAGTCCGACAAGGGCGGGCTTGTCTTTGGGGGCGATCTGGATTTCTACGCCTCTTATGCGTCGCGGGGCAACCTGCCGATGATGGAACATGTGATGGAGGCGGGCATGACGCTGATGCCGATGATCGGCAAGGCCAAGGTGCTGCGCAGCTGGGGCGGGATCATGGATATGACGCCCGACGGCTCGCCCATCATCGACAAGACGGGGATTGACGGCCTCTATATCGATTGCGGCTGGTGTTATGGCGGGTTCAAGGCGGTGCCCGGCTCGGGCCATTGCTTCGCGCATTTGATCGCGACGGACCGGCCCCACGCGGCGGCGGAGACGTTCCGGCTGGACCGGTTCCGAACCGGCGTGGGGCTGATGGATGAAGAGGGGACGGGCTCTCAACACAACCTGCATTGA
- a CDS encoding sarcosine oxidase subunit delta: MRITCPICGERDRREFYYQGDAVALRRPDPEAGDEAWDDYVHLRDNPAGETRDLWYHEAGCGAWVVVTRNTVTHEIVSTELAEAEARA; encoded by the coding sequence ATGAGGATCACCTGTCCGATATGCGGCGAGCGGGATCGGCGCGAGTTTTACTATCAGGGCGATGCGGTCGCGTTGCGGCGGCCGGACCCGGAGGCCGGGGACGAGGCGTGGGACGACTACGTGCATCTGCGCGACAACCCTGCGGGAGAGACAAGGGACCTTTGGTATCACGAGGCGGGCTGCGGCGCCTGGGTGGTAGTGACCCGGAACACGGTGACCCATGAGATTGTCAGCACAGAGCTGGCCGAGGCGGAGGCGCGCGCATGA
- a CDS encoding sarcosine oxidase subunit alpha family protein, protein MRVAGKGLVDRSRTVTFSYDGHRYEGFAGDTLASALLANDVRLVARSFKYHRPRGILTAGSEEPNALMTIGQGAAQEPNVRATVQELYEGLEARSQNAWPSVDMDLMAVNDFAAPFLGAGFYYKTFMWPRAFWEKLYEPVIRRAAGLGALSGENTAERYERAYAFCDLLVIGAGPTGLMAALTAARAGADVVLADEDSLMGGRLNAETYEVAGKPGHVWAAEVVAELAAMENVRLMTRTTVTGAYDQGTYGALERRAPGSAAPLETFWRIVSKQTVLAAGALERPVAFRNNDRPGIMTAGAVRAYLNRWGVSPGRAVTVFGNTDDAHRTARDLVAAGVHLAALIDSREEAPDAKDFAVYKGAVVSNAQGRKGLESLTIRTGRGEEKLSTDCLAMSGGWNPTVHLTCHMNGRPTWAPEIASFIPTPGAIPGLVAAGACNGVFSTAGCLAAGVAAAGEALEALGRKAPAMEVPEAEDDPYRIAPLWAVPGKGRAWLDFQNDVSVKDVKQAAQENFRSVEHMKRYTTQGMATDQGKNSNVAALALLADATGRGIPETGTTTFRPPYTPVSIAAMGAGAQGDGFAPQRFTTSHKASVERGAPMIEAGLWYRPSYFPAPGEKTWRQSCDREVAMVREAVGICDVSTLGKIDIQGPDAGAFLDFVYTNMFSTLKPGRVRYGLMLREDGHVMDDGTTARLADDHYVMTTTTAAAGQVMRHLEFVHQCLRPDLDVSFISVTEQWAQFAVAGPKARELLNGLLDAPLDDESWPFMSCGEVAVMGVKGRLFRISFSGEHAYELALPARYGDSLFRELVARAEALGGGPYGMEALNVLRIEKGFITHAEIHGRTTAFDIGMERMVSAKTDCIGKTMAARPGLVDEARERLVGLKPVGAVKQLTAGAHLFEAEAEAVRINDQGYVTSVGYSPTLGTMLGLGFLKNGPDRYGETVKMVDHLRGVETLCEVVNPVFFDPEGGRVRG, encoded by the coding sequence ATGAGGGTTGCGGGCAAAGGGCTGGTGGATCGAAGCCGAACGGTCACGTTTTCCTATGACGGGCATCGGTATGAGGGGTTTGCGGGAGATACGCTGGCCTCGGCCTTGCTGGCCAATGACGTCCGGCTGGTGGCGCGGTCCTTCAAGTATCACAGGCCACGCGGCATTCTGACGGCGGGCAGCGAGGAGCCGAATGCGCTGATGACCATCGGTCAGGGCGCGGCACAGGAGCCGAACGTCCGAGCGACTGTGCAGGAGCTATACGAGGGGCTGGAGGCGCGCAGTCAGAATGCCTGGCCATCGGTGGATATGGACCTGATGGCGGTGAATGACTTCGCCGCGCCATTTTTGGGGGCCGGATTTTACTACAAGACCTTCATGTGGCCCCGCGCCTTTTGGGAAAAGCTTTATGAGCCGGTGATCCGCCGCGCGGCGGGGCTTGGGGCGCTGTCGGGCGAGAACACCGCGGAGCGTTACGAGCGAGCCTATGCCTTCTGCGATCTGTTGGTGATCGGTGCGGGGCCAACCGGCCTCATGGCGGCGCTGACGGCGGCACGGGCCGGGGCGGATGTGGTCCTGGCCGACGAAGACAGCCTAATGGGCGGGCGGCTGAATGCCGAGACCTACGAGGTCGCGGGCAAGCCCGGCCATGTCTGGGCGGCGGAGGTTGTCGCGGAACTGGCGGCGATGGAGAATGTGCGGCTGATGACGCGCACGACGGTCACGGGCGCCTACGATCAGGGCACCTATGGCGCGCTGGAGCGGCGCGCACCGGGCAGCGCCGCACCGCTGGAGACGTTCTGGCGCATCGTATCGAAGCAGACGGTGCTGGCCGCAGGTGCGCTGGAGCGGCCGGTGGCGTTTCGCAACAACGACCGGCCGGGGATCATGACGGCGGGCGCGGTTAGGGCTTATCTCAACCGCTGGGGCGTGAGCCCGGGCCGGGCGGTGACGGTCTTTGGCAACACTGACGATGCGCACCGGACAGCGCGGGATCTCGTCGCGGCAGGGGTGCATTTGGCGGCGCTGATCGACAGCCGGGAGGAGGCGCCGGATGCCAAGGATTTTGCCGTCTACAAGGGCGCGGTGGTGTCCAATGCGCAAGGGCGCAAGGGGCTGGAGAGCCTCACGATCCGGACGGGCAGGGGGGAGGAGAAGCTCTCGACCGATTGTCTGGCTATGTCGGGTGGCTGGAACCCGACGGTGCATCTGACCTGTCATATGAACGGGCGTCCGACCTGGGCGCCGGAGATTGCAAGCTTCATCCCAACGCCGGGTGCGATCCCGGGGCTGGTCGCGGCGGGCGCCTGCAACGGGGTTTTCTCCACCGCTGGCTGTCTGGCCGCCGGGGTCGCGGCGGCAGGCGAGGCGCTGGAGGCTTTGGGACGCAAAGCGCCTGCGATGGAGGTGCCAGAGGCGGAAGACGACCCCTACCGCATCGCGCCGCTCTGGGCGGTGCCGGGCAAGGGGCGCGCCTGGCTCGATTTCCAGAACGATGTGAGCGTGAAGGACGTCAAACAGGCCGCGCAGGAGAACTTCCGCTCGGTCGAGCATATGAAGCGCTACACGACGCAAGGCATGGCGACCGATCAGGGCAAGAATTCCAACGTGGCCGCCCTTGCCCTGCTCGCCGATGCAACGGGGCGGGGCATTCCCGAGACGGGAACGACGACGTTCCGCCCGCCCTATACGCCCGTGTCGATCGCTGCGATGGGGGCGGGCGCGCAGGGCGACGGCTTTGCGCCGCAGCGCTTCACCACCAGCCACAAGGCGAGTGTCGAGCGCGGCGCGCCGATGATCGAGGCCGGACTCTGGTACAGGCCCAGCTATTTCCCGGCACCGGGCGAGAAGACCTGGCGGCAATCCTGCGATCGGGAGGTTGCGATGGTGCGCGAGGCGGTGGGGATCTGCGATGTTTCCACGCTGGGCAAGATCGACATTCAGGGGCCGGATGCGGGCGCGTTTCTCGATTTCGTTTATACCAACATGTTCTCGACGCTGAAGCCGGGCCGCGTGCGCTATGGCCTGATGCTGCGCGAGGACGGGCACGTGATGGATGACGGCACCACCGCACGGCTGGCCGACGATCATTATGTAATGACCACGACGACGGCCGCGGCGGGGCAGGTGATGCGGCATCTGGAGTTTGTGCACCAATGCCTGCGGCCTGATCTGGACGTCTCCTTCATCTCCGTAACCGAGCAATGGGCGCAGTTTGCCGTCGCCGGTCCCAAAGCGCGGGAGCTTTTGAACGGGCTGCTCGACGCGCCGCTGGACGATGAAAGCTGGCCCTTCATGTCCTGCGGCGAGGTTGCTGTGATGGGAGTCAAGGGGCGGCTCTTCCGCATCTCCTTTTCGGGCGAGCATGCTTATGAACTGGCTTTGCCTGCCCGCTACGGCGACAGCCTGTTCCGGGAACTCGTCGCGCGAGCGGAGGCGTTGGGCGGAGGGCCGTACGGGATGGAAGCACTCAATGTGCTGCGGATCGAGAAAGGGTTCATCACCCACGCAGAGATCCACGGGAGGACCACGGCGTTCGACATCGGGATGGAGCGCATGGTGTCAGCCAAGACCGATTGCATCGGCAAGACGATGGCCGCACGGCCCGGGCTGGTCGATGAGGCGCGCGAGCGGCTGGTCGGGTTGAAACCGGTGGGCGCGGTCAAGCAACTCACGGCCGGAGCGCATCTTTTTGAGGCGGAGGCCGAGGCGGTGAGGATCAACGATCAGGGCTATGTGACGTCGGTGGGCTATTCCCCGACGCTGGGCACGATGCTGGGTCTGGGGTTTCTCAAGAACGGGCCGGATCGGTATGGCGAGACGGTGAAGATGGTCGATCATCTGCGCGGGGTGGAGACACTCTGCGAAGTGGTGAACCCGGTCTTCTTTGACCCAGAGGGAGGGCGCGTGCGTGGCTGA
- a CDS encoding sarcosine oxidase subunit gamma: MAELIAKTPCDGLLPLEIGGVSLMEVDPGVMTSIAPCKGQEGALSDALQTAHGMAFPAPNRATGKGGARAIWFARGQAMLMGPAPEASLAANAALTDQSDAWAVVTLEGEGAEDVLARLVPVDLRNAVFKRGHTARTSMMHMPSSITRIGANTFLIMTFRSMAQTLVHDLKTAMENLAARS, translated from the coding sequence GTGGCTGAACTGATCGCGAAGACGCCCTGTGACGGGCTTTTGCCGCTTGAGATCGGCGGCGTGTCACTGATGGAGGTCGATCCGGGCGTGATGACCTCTATCGCCCCGTGCAAGGGGCAGGAGGGCGCCTTGTCGGACGCACTGCAGACCGCGCATGGCATGGCGTTTCCGGCGCCAAACCGGGCGACGGGCAAGGGGGGCGCACGGGCCATCTGGTTTGCGCGTGGGCAGGCGATGCTGATGGGGCCCGCCCCGGAGGCAAGCCTTGCTGCAAACGCCGCGCTGACCGATCAGTCTGATGCCTGGGCGGTGGTCACATTGGAGGGCGAGGGCGCAGAGGACGTGCTGGCGCGGCTTGTGCCCGTTGATCTGCGTAATGCCGTGTTCAAGCGAGGGCACACGGCGCGCACGTCAATGATGCACATGCCGTCCTCCATCACCCGCATCGGGGCCAACACATTCCTGATCATGACCTTCCGGTCGATGGCGCAAACGCTGGTACATGATCTCAAAACCGCGATGGAGAACCTTGCGGCACGGAGCTGA
- the dnaG gene encoding DNA primase — translation MSLPPGFLDELRSRSSLSQVVGRKVMWDARKSNQGKGDMWAPCPFHHEKTASFHVDDRKGFYYCFGCHAKGDAISFVRETENVSFMEAVEILARETGMTMPARDPKAQEKADKRTQLADVMEQAVQFFRLQLKTGAAAPARDYLAGRGLDVAACDRWEIGFAADAWQAMWDHLRGKSVAEELILGCGLAKPSTKGGKPYDTFRNRIMFPIRDARGRCIAFGGRAMDPNDNAKYLNSPETELFDKGRSLYNHGPARTAAGKGQPLIVAEGYMDVIALAEGGFGASVAPLGTAVTENQLQLLWRISPEPIIALDGDKAGLRAAMRLIDLALPLLEAGQSLRFALMPEGQDPDDLIRSEGAPAVQKLLDQAIPMVKLLWQRETEGKTFDSPERKAALDKALREKIKLIRDPSIRSHYGQEIKDLRWQLFRARPQSGRKTPWKQPQNAPTPGAKSSLLAAAGEGAEEHLREAVILAAIIATPEIAAEFERGLEDLSCADPDHAALRDMILRHAIDAPTTLRAEIDANLGPAPLEKLHGLRHVAITPCLRKPGDVEMAQMTVAEELAKLQARRGLSAEIADAAEDLTGVADEAVTWRLAQAAEARNRATRSQQEDTTEYETGENGARINRDERTAFDALLDKISYSKPGR, via the coding sequence ATGAGCCTGCCTCCCGGTTTTCTTGATGAATTGCGCAGCCGGTCCAGCCTGTCTCAGGTCGTGGGCCGCAAGGTTATGTGGGATGCCCGCAAGTCGAACCAGGGCAAGGGCGACATGTGGGCGCCGTGTCCCTTTCATCACGAGAAAACGGCCAGCTTTCACGTCGATGACCGCAAGGGGTTTTACTATTGCTTCGGTTGCCATGCGAAAGGGGACGCGATCTCCTTCGTGCGGGAGACCGAGAATGTGAGCTTCATGGAGGCGGTCGAGATCCTGGCGCGCGAGACCGGCATGACCATGCCCGCCCGTGATCCTAAGGCGCAGGAGAAGGCCGACAAACGCACGCAACTCGCTGACGTGATGGAGCAGGCAGTCCAATTCTTCCGACTGCAGCTCAAGACGGGAGCGGCGGCCCCTGCGCGGGACTATCTGGCGGGGCGCGGGCTGGACGTGGCGGCGTGCGACCGGTGGGAGATCGGCTTTGCCGCTGATGCCTGGCAGGCCATGTGGGACCATCTGCGCGGCAAGAGCGTGGCGGAAGAGCTGATCCTTGGCTGCGGGCTTGCCAAACCCTCGACCAAGGGCGGCAAACCATATGACACGTTCCGCAACCGCATCATGTTCCCGATCCGCGATGCGCGGGGGCGGTGCATTGCGTTCGGCGGCCGGGCGATGGACCCCAACGACAACGCCAAGTACCTGAACTCTCCCGAGACCGAGCTTTTCGACAAGGGCCGCAGCCTCTACAACCACGGCCCCGCCCGCACGGCGGCGGGCAAAGGGCAGCCCCTGATCGTAGCCGAAGGCTATATGGATGTGATCGCGCTGGCAGAGGGCGGCTTTGGCGCGTCCGTGGCCCCGCTGGGCACGGCGGTTACCGAAAACCAGTTGCAACTGCTCTGGCGCATCTCGCCCGAACCGATCATTGCGCTCGATGGCGACAAGGCCGGGCTGCGCGCGGCGATGCGGCTGATCGACCTTGCCTTGCCCCTGTTGGAGGCGGGGCAAAGCCTGCGCTTTGCGCTGATGCCGGAAGGTCAGGACCCCGATGATCTGATCCGCAGCGAAGGCGCGCCCGCGGTGCAAAAGCTGCTCGATCAGGCGATCCCGATGGTCAAACTGCTCTGGCAGCGAGAAACGGAGGGCAAGACCTTCGACAGCCCCGAGCGGAAGGCAGCCCTCGACAAGGCGCTGCGGGAGAAGATCAAGCTGATCCGCGATCCGTCGATCCGCAGTCATTACGGGCAGGAAATCAAGGACCTGCGCTGGCAGCTTTTCCGCGCCCGTCCCCAGAGCGGTCGTAAGACGCCCTGGAAGCAGCCGCAGAACGCTCCGACACCGGGTGCGAAATCGTCGCTTCTGGCGGCAGCCGGCGAGGGCGCGGAGGAGCATCTGCGCGAAGCGGTGATCCTGGCCGCCATCATTGCCACGCCGGAAATCGCGGCGGAATTCGAACGCGGGCTCGAAGACCTCTCCTGCGCCGACCCGGACCACGCGGCCTTGCGCGACATGATATTGCGCCACGCGATTGATGCACCCACGACACTGCGTGCGGAAATCGATGCCAACCTTGGCCCCGCCCCCCTTGAAAAGCTGCACGGTCTTCGCCATGTCGCGATCACGCCCTGCCTGCGCAAACCCGGCGATGTTGAGATGGCCCAGATGACAGTGGCCGAGGAACTCGCAAAACTTCAAGCGCGGCGAGGGTTAAGTGCCGAGATTGCCGACGCGGCAGAGGACCTGACAGGCGTGGCCGACGAAGCGGTCACCTGGAGGCTCGCCCAGGCGGCTGAGGCGCGCAACCGTGCAACGCGAAGCCAGCAGGAAGACACGACCGAATACGAGACGGGCGAAAACGGCGCACGCATCAATCGCGATGAACGCACCGCCTTTGACGCCCTTTTGGACAAAATCAGCTATTCGAAACCGGGCCGCTGA